TATTTGTAAAGCATAAAAACAGTATTTCCCAGATTATGACATAAACCCATATTTTAGTCATCATGTAGACATTCAGTGTTACATATGTACATGCTCGCTACAAATATGGTGTACCAAAATATCCGCTGTAGTCAGATTTATATTAGACTTTGATATATGTAGGCTATAATTTGAAGCACCAAATGTCTTCCTTGCATCACTactcaaaaaaaatcacttattTGCTTCACTCAAAACAATTCTCTCAATGAAAAGTGGCTCTAAAATGAAGTAAAAACCTTATgtgcagtcatttttttttttcccccctctgaCAACATTTCTCATCTTTTGAATCGTTTCTTGCCgctcttattttctttatcaTAGTTTTCTCTGGACTGCGTGTCTTCCATCGTCTCTTGCGCACCAAAATGAAAGTCGCCCACCTTGGCAGCTCCTCGTTCCTCGTTCACGGTATTCTTGAAACTGTGAATGTGATGCCCACTCAGAGTCATCAGGGACAGGTCGCCCTGCAGTCTCAAATTCCCGTCCAAGTCATCCCGTGACCTTTTCTTAGCTCCACCAGGCACGGGGTCTTGTTCGTCATTATCTAAATCAGTGCTGCCATCGGAACTGTTATCAAATTCGTGCCACCAGCGGAAAtatctgctgctgctcctcatttcttcttcctcctcatcatctcTGGTTCTGTTCCTCGATGGTCCCGGCTGgggctcttcttcctcctccattgTGTGGCTGACTTCCAACTCGGCCTCGACCTCGACTGTGACGTCCAACTCATCTTCATGGTCAATGAGATCATCAGCGTTACTCTTTTCAATCTTGAAATCACGCACAATGTTTTCATTGTCAGCGTTAGCTTGCTGCAGTGACGCTTGCGGATGTACAAAGAATTTCATGTAATGAttcacaaacaaatgcatgagGAAAACAGAATCCATGTCTTCCTCATCACCGCCAACATCATCATggtcatcattatcatcatcaacatcatcgTCACTATCAGTTGGCGGTAGATCTCCTAGTGGTATGGACGTACGATAGCCTGCAAGATAATTAAGACTTGGAGATGATTCTTCCACGCATCCATCCATGTTAGCTTTGCCACTTGCTATGCGGCCGGAGCTGGGGACTGCCCCACAACACCAAAACCAGCAAATATAGTGTAGCTGAGACAAAATGCTCTAGAAATCAGGATTCATCCACTTACGATTTGGACCGTTGTGGTCTCCGTCTCCTTGGCCGTCCATTTTATCTAAAAGGAATCAAACACTTGGTTCAGTAAGCAagtaaaacatcaaataaGACTGATACTTATACAAACGCAAAGTCAATAAGCCCTCATGCACAAGTTTGCCCACCGCATTATGTGTAGTCCCCTACATGTACCTTCAGCTCAGCAGACTGCTCAATTAGATGACTTCAGACTGCAGTCGGAGGTAATTTGGTACGGGTTTCCAAATTGtggcattttaaaaacatgaacTTTTAATTCGCGCCCCAGAACTGAATCTGAACATGGTTCAATATAACGCATACTAATACAGTGGAGACATAAATGCTCAGTGACATCACACAATCTTTGTAAGCATTGAATCAAAATGCTTTGATTAAAGCATATTGGGACAGCacacatgatgtcatcatcatgATGATAAAATTCTatgagtcatttttttcacacgGGGTAGTCATTCAATAACAACAGCTACAATAACATTGACATGGCACAACCTAGTGAGTCTAACTTCCTAAATTCATGTCCCAGGATGACATTTGACCCTAGAAACTTAAAGTATAAGACATTATGTGTAggctacaaaataaatagaaaagaaTACACAAACTTCTTGCGCTGGCCTTGTaaaaattgttattattatatacTTTTGATGGGGGTGGAGAAATGGAACCAACATTGAACTGAAAAGCAATACTGGGGGCGAAGTAAACTTCCAAGGTAACGGCTAATCTGATATTGACAATCCTATTCTTTTAATAATGTAGCTGTTGTGACTGTCACTCAAatctgaaaataataataatgttgatTGAAAAGCAAGAGATGATTGCATTGGGGTATTGGAAAAACATGAACATGTCTATCCAGCCAGTtttatatcatatatataaTAACAACCATGCAATTTCCATGGACAAtttagttttatatttttttttgtggggggcGGCTCATCTTAACCTAATGTGTAGTATTCATGGTTTTGAAATGAGGAAGCTGTTTGAAACACGGCCTTAACATGCTAACCAGAGCtcagattcaaacccagaacctcaggactgtgaggcagatgtgccAACCTTGAAACCACACTGCTCCAGAAAAAACAATACGGAAACTACTCATTGAGTGATTTGTTTTCCCAATTGTGCCACGTTatcaaaatgtcattgaaTATAACTgacattaaattattatttttttaatttgtgctTAAATAGCCTGTGAGTAATTTTGTCACCTCTatcaaaatgcttttaattTACATAAATCCAATGATCAAACAAGCCGAGAAAAAGGCATTAAATTGAATAGCTGCAGTAGCAATTGTATCCGCGGGAGGGCGACAACTGACCGGGACAAAAGTAAAGATGGATGTGGTTCTAATGGATGTGATTTCTTGTAGTAACACACATAACCTCATCGGGACGCTGTAAACCGCGTCTTGAGACGGGCTAAACGCGACATTTTTCGTCCCTCTTCCCTTACCGTATGCTGTCGACTTCTCGTTTGAAGTCTTTCAAAAATGAGAACTCCCACAAGGTAAGGCGCGTTTATCGGATTGTTTAGAATTACCCATTGCCACTTTTGTGATCTTTTTAGATCAATATTcgtgcaaatgtgtgttttggggacACTGCAAAAGCGTCCATAGCAAGCGTTTGTTCTGCTTCACAGTCGTTGCCATGACGACGTTTCCCAGCGAACGCACCCGTTAGGAAATCCGATCAAATTGTCTATTCTCTTTCGGCTGTTGTTAAAAGGTGAAAAATGTCTGCAAACTGTGCGATTAACGTTACTCTATGGAGTTTTACGTGTTTTCGCTGTGGTACATGAGGGGCTAGTcagtttgaatgatttttaataaaagctccaagttgttgctgctgtgcgGTCGACTTGATCTAGAAATGTGCTGACTTCTCTGGCTTGTCATTGCAATGGAATTGGACTTGTTTCTGCCACTGCCCACATTTCTCCAGACGTCTGCCCGCGTTGCGTCCCAAAGGCTGAGGGCACAGATTGGCTTTAACCGGGATTAAaccaatgaggaaaaaaaaatgaatttgttgGCCCTTATCTCCCAGCAACATGTGGAGGGCTCTGAGCAAATGGCACAAGTTGATCTTTCGCTTCCCTTTTGGCAAAGCGTGTTTTCATGCCAGATGACACTTAGCAAACAAGGCCACTAGAAACAGGGAATTTTTAGGGGGCGGGGGTCAGGGTGGTGATGTATATTCATTTTCTTAGCATTGTGGGCAAGTGGTGTctaaaagtcaagtcaaaacatGAGTTAGGTTTTGACGATATAATGGCATCCAAAAGTTCTTCAAAGAAAAGGCTTGAAACTGTTTATTCCCATTCCTACTAAAGGTTTATCAATCTAAATCAAGATTTACACGTGTGTATGTAAAATAACCACAAAACATAAGGAAACAATACAAGGAAGCATAGATGAGCTAGCGAATAGCATCAGTGTcatattataaaataatcatttaagCAACAGATATTTGAACACCCGGGGTGGAGAAAcatctagaccaggggtgtcaaactcatttttttcgcgggccgcattgtcgtcttagcttctttcggattgccattatgactgtcaacccaaataaatgtatgagcacctcatattatatacagtaaaagctacaaaacaaacaaacaaataactcgttttcaaatcagacgactaaaaactggtcaaatatttaaaaaaaaaaagatattaaaagtgaagacaatttgcaattctagtactgacacacgaatttgatgcacaatttgtcctCGCGGGCCTCATAAagtgatgtggcgggccgtatctggcccccgggccttgagtttgacacctgtgccttaCCTTATATATGGTATAACGTTATAGACTGCTAttattccattttctttttgttgcaaaaaaattgaaatccaTTGAATTTGACTGtgctggtgtacctaatgaagtgtccactACATTTTCCTCAGTGATGTGTTCTGCGCTTCGGCGTGACGTCCTCGCTGTATCAGATTTAGACGGCAAGCTTTGATAATCTGCCTGCATGATATTAGGTTTCACCTCATCACTTGGTGACGAAGATGAGTGCTATATTTGCATTCTAAACATGCAATTTCTTGCCTCATCAGGTAATGTAATTCCACGCTTCATTAGGACTGTGAAGTTTATCATTTGTCATCAAAGCCAAGCTGTCAATAAATGATTAAGttccacatttgaaaaatgtaacttTTGGTCTCTAGCAAAATTGATTGAGCTTACACGTTAATTGCAGTTCGGAAGAGAGACTTTGTTTGATGTCGCTGTATTTTAGTGGCTGCTTTTTTACAGCCAAAGTGCTGCTTGAGCCAAATGTGTTCAGctattaaagaaaacaaacctcCAGAGAGTCTGTGCAATAATTAAAGTGTTAGCTCAATAACGTGACTGAGATTGAAATGCAGTTGGTGTGGCCAGTACAAGACTGAAGTTTCATTTCCATATGCCAGATGGGATCAGAGATATGCCAGAGATTGATCAATTACATTGGATAGGAAAATTCTACTCACCAATCAAAtgcctgttttctttttccattagACCAagataaaacatttcaaaacttttcccACTGTAATTCCTAAATATTTGGCACTAACACTAAAGATTGACCATATTTTGGAGGGTGTTGTTCAAAACTTAATGGCGACAA
The window above is part of the Syngnathus acus chromosome 3, fSynAcu1.2, whole genome shotgun sequence genome. Proteins encoded here:
- the LOC119120200 gene encoding uncharacterized protein DDB_G0283697-like; this translates as MDGQGDGDHNGPNRYRTSIPLGDLPPTDSDDDVDDDNDDHDDVGGDEEDMDSVFLMHLFVNHYMKFFVHPQASLQQANADNENIVRDFKIEKSNADDLIDHEDELDVTVEVEAELEVSHTMEEEEEPQPGPSRNRTRDDEEEEEMRSSSRYFRWWHEFDNSSDGSTDLDNDEQDPVPGGAKKRSRDDLDGNLRLQGDLSLMTLSGHHIHSFKNTVNEERGAAKVGDFHFGAQETMEDTQSRENYDKENKSGKKRFKR